The proteins below come from a single Chryseobacterium bernardetii genomic window:
- a CDS encoding NeuD/PglB/VioB family sugar acetyltransferase, protein MEDIQYSNEIVIIGAGGFGRELLSFINHSRKFGAIVPNIVGFVDDNIAALDQFDIDLRVIDSLSNNDLNKYGSILLAINNSSIKRNIFSNTDHSKIQGFVHHTCIIGDRAKIDQSVVLFPNTLVSCDAEVSKGVFINCGSQVGHDVFIDEFTNIMANVDLGGYCKIGKNVLIGTGSTIYPGVKIADNTIIGAGSVVFRNIKESGTYVGNPAKKIF, encoded by the coding sequence ATGGAGGATATTCAGTACAGTAATGAAATCGTAATTATTGGAGCTGGAGGTTTTGGAAGAGAACTTTTGAGCTTTATCAATCATTCCCGTAAATTTGGTGCCATTGTTCCGAACATTGTAGGTTTTGTAGATGATAATATAGCTGCTTTGGATCAATTTGATATTGACCTAAGAGTAATTGACTCATTGTCAAATAACGATTTAAATAAGTACGGAAGTATCCTGCTAGCAATCAATAATTCTTCTATAAAAAGAAATATTTTTTCTAATACAGATCATTCAAAAATACAAGGTTTTGTTCATCACACCTGTATTATCGGTGACAGAGCCAAAATAGATCAGTCAGTAGTGCTTTTCCCCAATACTTTAGTATCCTGTGATGCAGAGGTTTCAAAAGGGGTGTTTATCAATTGCGGAAGCCAGGTTGGTCATGATGTTTTTATTGATGAATTTACTAATATCATGGCAAATGTAGACTTAGGTGGATATTGTAAAATAGGAAAAAATGTATTGATTGGAACAGGCTCTACTATTTATCCGGGAGTGAAAATTGCTGATAATACAATCATTGGAGCAGGAAGTGTAGTTTTTCGGAATATTAAAGAGTCCGGAACTTATGTAGGAAATCCTGCAAAAAAAATATTCTAA